The following proteins are encoded in a genomic region of Desulfosporosinus youngiae DSM 17734:
- a CDS encoding lasso peptide biosynthesis PqqD family chaperone, which yields MPFNNNNCLLNAVVKRINDIPSAVIDDEIVMMHIEKGKYYGLDPVGSRIWGLMENPQIVSSIVKTLLEEYDVDTMTCEQQVLEFINKLKDEELIVITDLNEGCRLL from the coding sequence ATGCCATTCAATAATAACAATTGTTTACTTAATGCTGTCGTCAAAAGAATTAATGATATCCCTTCTGCTGTCATAGATGATGAAATCGTCATGATGCATATTGAAAAGGGTAAATACTACGGCTTAGATCCTGTCGGTAGCCGTATATGGGGTTTGATGGAAAATCCCCAAATAGTAAGTTCTATAGTTAAGACATTGCTTGAGGAATATGACGTGGATACAATGACTTGTGAACAACAAGTCCTTGAGTTTATTAATAAGCTCAAGGATGAAGAGTTAATCGTTATCACGGATCTAAATGAGGGCTGCAGATTATTATGA
- a CDS encoding asparagine synthase-related protein, whose protein sequence is MSAICGFFQMNDKPVSGEIGSAMMEKLAKYHADYSDGFYGKEFFFGCLFQVITPESKLEKLPYHDYEAGLIITADAIIDNRSELMDVFGIHSTDRARVTDSQLVLLAYKKWGNKCPCYLIGDYAFVIFDQNKQELFCARDHVGKRTFYFTMNSDMFAFCTLMKPLFVIPGVEKKLNDLWIADFLALNSVVHEIDSNHTVYRDIQQLPPAHSMTVNRDGTKKLKYWDPLKSPIIKFRTDAEYDHAFQDVFFEAVHCRTRSIGSVGVSLSGGLDSGSVACVAARKLEEKGKDLQAFSALPMKGYKEWLPVHLISDESPYIEAIKDQYSNIKVTYCRSEGRNSYTDIDKYLELLEQPYKIVENLFWMDCITEMAARKNCKVLLDGQFGNGTISYGNFNIQAYSLLRQMRLISLVKEITDYCRLHRISRKKFCKSLFINFLPAMLRKHILKTSSNNVEKEFSLINPALSSYYNISERIEKKGYSLDNMRNYTLSELRKFAMESTAFTHIATIETKMSLVHGIVKRDPTRDKRVIDFCCRIPGEQFVKQGQERRLIRRAMEGILPDKVRLNTTVRGLQSADWLQRITPNWDVIKQDIEDVIQNETIQPYIDTAEVERVINKNKVLIDNETRDIDIRMLLVCLIFGVFMNNEAFP, encoded by the coding sequence ATGAGTGCTATTTGTGGATTTTTCCAGATGAATGATAAACCCGTTTCCGGTGAAATCGGTTCGGCCATGATGGAAAAACTGGCTAAATATCATGCTGACTACTCCGATGGTTTCTATGGAAAAGAATTTTTCTTCGGTTGTTTATTTCAGGTAATAACCCCTGAATCAAAGTTAGAAAAACTGCCCTATCATGATTATGAGGCAGGGTTGATTATTACGGCGGATGCAATTATTGATAACCGCTCAGAGCTTATGGATGTTTTTGGTATCCATTCCACCGATAGGGCGAGGGTAACTGATAGCCAGTTGGTATTATTGGCTTATAAGAAATGGGGCAATAAATGTCCTTGTTATTTAATAGGAGATTATGCCTTTGTGATATTTGATCAAAATAAGCAGGAGCTATTTTGTGCCAGAGATCACGTAGGGAAAAGAACGTTTTACTTTACAATGAATTCTGACATGTTTGCTTTTTGCACATTAATGAAGCCGCTATTTGTGATTCCCGGAGTTGAGAAGAAGCTAAATGATTTATGGATTGCCGACTTTTTGGCGTTGAATTCTGTTGTCCACGAAATTGATTCTAACCATACAGTTTACCGGGATATTCAGCAGTTGCCACCGGCACATTCAATGACGGTTAACCGAGATGGAACCAAAAAACTAAAATATTGGGACCCTCTTAAGTCACCAATAATCAAATTTAGAACCGATGCAGAATATGATCATGCTTTTCAGGATGTATTTTTTGAAGCAGTACACTGTCGTACACGCAGTATTGGATCAGTTGGAGTATCATTAAGCGGGGGGCTAGACTCAGGCTCTGTGGCATGTGTTGCGGCAAGAAAGCTTGAAGAAAAAGGTAAGGATCTCCAGGCTTTCAGTGCCCTGCCGATGAAGGGGTATAAAGAATGGCTGCCTGTCCACTTAATTTCAGATGAAAGTCCCTATATTGAGGCAATCAAAGATCAATATTCTAATATAAAGGTGACGTACTGTCGTTCAGAAGGAAGAAATTCGTATACAGACATTGATAAATACCTGGAATTATTAGAACAGCCTTATAAAATTGTCGAAAACTTGTTTTGGATGGATTGCATTACCGAAATGGCTGCCCGAAAAAATTGCAAGGTACTACTGGACGGGCAGTTTGGCAACGGAACAATTTCGTATGGAAATTTCAATATCCAAGCATATTCGTTATTAAGGCAAATGAGACTTATTTCATTAGTTAAAGAGATTACGGATTACTGTAGACTTCATAGAATTAGTCGGAAAAAGTTTTGTAAGTCTTTATTCATTAATTTTTTGCCGGCTATGTTACGTAAGCATATTCTAAAGACGAGCAGTAATAATGTAGAGAAGGAGTTCTCTCTAATTAACCCTGCCTTATCGTCGTATTATAATATAAGTGAACGTATAGAAAAAAAAGGTTACAGTTTAGATAATATGAGAAATTATACTTTATCGGAACTACGAAAATTTGCTATGGAGTCAACTGCATTTACTCATATTGCTACTATAGAAACTAAAATGTCTCTTGTTCATGGAATAGTTAAAAGAGATCCGACTAGGGATAAAAGAGTAATAGACTTCTGTTGTCGAATCCCAGGAGAACAATTTGTAAAACAGGGACAGGAAAGACGTTTAATACGCAGGGCAATGGAAGGTATTTTACCCGATAAAGTAAGATTGAATACTACAGTTAGAGGGCTTCAGAGTGCTGACTGGCTTCAAAGAATCACTCCTAATTGGGATGTAATAAAACAAGATATCGAAGATGTTATACAGAATGAAACTATTCAGCCCTATATAGATACGGCAGAAGTTGAAAGGGTAATAAATAAAAATAAAGTCCTGATAGACAATGAAACAAGGGACATAGATATTCGAATGCTTTTAGTTTGCTTGATTTTCGGGGTATTTATGAATAATGAGGCTTTCCCATGA
- a CDS encoding ABC transporter ATP-binding protein: MLKQGKLINLNAYFWLAKYIRQYRNSLLMIILLNSFIPLATVATAISTKHIIDFSVQKDIRQAGIYIVVFALLILMQVLLSSLVNIKSTYLREKLNNDIQKEFLSLLYKIKWNSLNKYHSGDVLTRLTSDVSIIVNGIVTLLPSLISLSVQLIAAFLTLLYYDKTMAIFAFILGPISVCLGWLVGRRLKKMQHAIQSSESRYRSYIHESIQNSLIIKIFEISKWNLQRIKELQKTKLDLTMKRAKYGIATSLVIGLGYRLGFFMAFVLGAINLSRGISSFGTFTAFLQLVGQVQGPFEGLARSLPQVVSTIASAERLMEFEELQLEKSNDSVLSTINEPMGLFIDHTSFAYDNRNMILSDISLTIHPGEIVALIGPSGEGKTTLVRMLLGLLPPLNGAIYLLHKNYGKVLVSDNTKKHFSYVPQGNTLFSSSIAENLRIGNPSASDNELIVAAKTACAWQFIKNFPDGMNTLIGEHGVGLSEGQSQRLSIARALLRQSSILLLDEATSSLDIETECTIFENIRRLTPPRTCIAITHRQSVFDKCDRIIRLSEGTLYEEKNTTSYKN; encoded by the coding sequence ATGCTTAAACAAGGAAAATTAATTAATTTAAATGCATATTTTTGGCTTGCAAAATACATTAGACAATATAGGAACTCTCTTCTAATGATTATTTTATTGAATTCCTTTATTCCATTAGCTACCGTTGCCACAGCAATTAGTACAAAACACATAATTGATTTTTCGGTTCAGAAGGATATCCGACAAGCAGGCATCTACATCGTAGTTTTTGCCCTCTTGATACTTATGCAAGTACTTCTTTCTTCCTTAGTTAATATAAAGTCCACTTATCTAAGAGAGAAATTAAACAATGATATACAAAAAGAATTTCTTAGTTTATTATATAAGATTAAATGGAATAGCTTAAATAAATACCACAGCGGTGATGTATTAACCCGCTTAACTAGTGATGTCTCTATTATTGTTAATGGAATCGTGACTCTGCTTCCAAGTTTAATATCTCTCAGCGTTCAATTAATTGCGGCATTTTTAACACTTTTATATTATGATAAAACAATGGCAATTTTCGCTTTTATTTTAGGCCCAATTTCAGTTTGTCTTGGTTGGCTTGTTGGTCGGAGACTTAAAAAAATGCAACATGCTATTCAGTCCTCAGAAAGCCGTTATCGTTCATATATCCATGAATCGATTCAAAATTCCCTAATTATTAAGATTTTTGAGATTAGCAAGTGGAACTTACAGCGTATCAAGGAGTTACAGAAAACCAAATTAGATTTAACAATGAAGCGTGCAAAGTATGGAATTGCAACTAGCTTAGTTATAGGACTGGGATATCGGCTTGGATTCTTTATGGCATTCGTGTTAGGCGCAATCAATCTTTCTCGAGGTATTTCCAGCTTTGGCACTTTTACGGCCTTTTTGCAGCTTGTGGGTCAAGTACAAGGCCCATTTGAAGGTCTGGCTCGTAGTTTGCCTCAAGTTGTTTCTACAATTGCTTCAGCGGAACGTTTAATGGAATTTGAAGAATTACAGTTGGAAAAATCGAATGATTCTGTACTATCGACCATTAACGAACCTATGGGCCTATTCATAGACCACACTTCATTTGCCTATGATAATCGTAACATGATTCTTTCTGATATCTCATTAACCATTCATCCTGGTGAAATTGTTGCTTTAATTGGGCCCTCCGGTGAAGGAAAAACGACACTCGTTCGAATGCTGCTGGGGCTTCTCCCCCCACTGAATGGAGCCATCTATTTACTTCATAAGAACTACGGTAAAGTATTAGTATCCGATAATACAAAAAAACATTTCTCTTACGTTCCACAAGGAAATACATTATTCTCAAGTAGCATTGCTGAAAACTTACGTATTGGAAACCCTTCAGCATCAGACAATGAATTAATAGTTGCAGCAAAGACAGCCTGCGCCTGGCAGTTTATTAAAAATTTCCCTGATGGCATGAATACTTTAATAGGTGAGCATGGTGTAGGCCTATCTGAGGGCCAATCGCAACGTCTTTCCATTGCCCGGGCATTATTAAGACAATCATCAATTTTACTATTGGATGAGGCAACCTCATCCTTAGATATAGAAACAGAATGTACTATTTTTGAGAACATCCGAAGGCTAACCCCACCAAGGACTTGTATTGCTATTACGCATCGTCAATCTGTATTTGATAAATGCGATCGTATCATCCGCCTCTCGGAAGGTACCTTATATGAAGAAAAAAATACTACTAGTTATAAAAATTAA
- the galU gene encoding UTP--glucose-1-phosphate uridylyltransferase GalU: protein MRKIRKAIIPAAGLGTRFLPATKAQPKEMLPIVDKPTIQYIVEEAIEAGIKDIIIVTGRNKRAIEDHFDRSMELEGFLEKKSKEDLLDLVQGIAQMADIYYVRQKEALGLGHAIYSARKFIGNEPFAVLLGDDVIYSEVPVLRQMIEQYERYGASIVGVQEVPIQDTSKYGIVDGEKFADRLYRSKNMVEKPRPEEAPETHLAIMGRYILNPEIFNILSDLPVGKGGEIQLTDGIKELGRYQDIHAYEFEGRRYDVGDKLGFVEATIEYSLRRGDLSDDLMVFLRKLVQKAET from the coding sequence ATGCGTAAAATTCGAAAAGCAATAATTCCGGCAGCGGGACTGGGGACCCGTTTTTTGCCAGCAACAAAGGCCCAACCAAAAGAGATGTTGCCTATTGTGGATAAGCCGACGATACAATATATTGTGGAAGAGGCTATTGAAGCTGGAATTAAAGATATTATTATAGTAACAGGACGGAATAAGCGAGCCATAGAAGATCACTTTGATCGCTCTATGGAGCTTGAGGGCTTTTTAGAGAAGAAGTCAAAAGAGGATCTGTTAGATTTGGTTCAAGGTATCGCTCAAATGGCGGATATTTATTATGTTCGGCAAAAAGAAGCGTTAGGATTGGGACATGCAATTTATAGTGCTCGAAAGTTTATTGGTAATGAGCCCTTTGCAGTCCTTTTAGGGGATGATGTTATTTATTCTGAAGTGCCTGTATTACGTCAAATGATAGAACAATATGAGCGCTATGGTGCAAGCATAGTAGGGGTTCAAGAGGTCCCAATACAGGATACGTCCAAATATGGGATCGTGGATGGTGAGAAGTTTGCAGATCGGCTTTACCGGTCTAAGAATATGGTAGAGAAGCCTCGTCCGGAAGAAGCCCCAGAAACTCATTTAGCCATCATGGGAAGATATATTTTGAATCCGGAAATTTTTAATATTTTAAGCGACCTTCCGGTTGGTAAGGGTGGGGAGATTCAGCTCACGGATGGGATTAAGGAGCTTGGACGGTATCAGGATATCCATGCTTATGAATTCGAAGGGCGCAGGTATGACGTTGGGGACAAGTTAGGCTTTGTGGAAGCTACGATCGAATATTCCTTGCGTCGGGGAGATCTTTCAGATGATCTTATGGTTTTCTTGCGAAAGCTGGTTCAGAAAGCAGAGACTTAA
- a CDS encoding LysR family transcriptional regulator: MEIRHLEYFVEVARQKSFSKAAEKCHVTQSTISKLIKDLEVELGTSLFNRTSKYVQLTDTGAIFLDQALEIVTMFENLINEFQNRIKLEQGKISIGLLPITGTTLFAELLGEFKKKYPQIEISLSEHGSKKVIMDILDGTLDAGVVCSVPDSQYFDSFAFAEDPLYVIVSAQNPISKSASIDLKSLADEPFVLYSSEFSLHDEIIGKCKNEGFSPNIIFETSQFELMTQMVAADLGIAFLPGAACRELDPRRFAVIPVTNPQIIHQMFIIWKRGRSMSHAANLWLQFAARFFAKN; encoded by the coding sequence ATGGAAATCAGACATTTGGAGTATTTTGTTGAAGTGGCACGTCAGAAGAGTTTCAGTAAAGCTGCGGAAAAATGTCACGTTACTCAATCAACCATCAGTAAATTGATCAAAGATCTGGAAGTGGAACTGGGCACTTCGCTGTTTAACCGGACATCTAAATACGTGCAATTGACGGATACAGGGGCTATATTTCTTGATCAGGCTTTAGAGATCGTAACCATGTTCGAAAATTTAATTAATGAATTTCAAAACCGAATTAAGCTTGAACAAGGAAAAATTTCCATTGGCTTGCTGCCCATTACCGGAACCACCCTTTTTGCCGAATTGCTGGGAGAATTTAAAAAGAAGTACCCGCAAATAGAAATTAGCCTTTCTGAGCACGGATCGAAAAAAGTTATCATGGATATTTTAGACGGAACCTTAGATGCCGGAGTAGTCTGCAGTGTGCCGGACAGTCAGTATTTTGACTCTTTTGCTTTTGCCGAAGATCCCTTATATGTTATCGTTTCCGCCCAGAATCCAATCAGCAAATCAGCATCCATCGATCTCAAGTCATTGGCAGATGAACCTTTCGTTTTATACTCCAGCGAATTCAGCCTGCATGACGAGATCATCGGCAAATGTAAAAATGAAGGCTTTTCACCCAACATTATTTTTGAGACGTCCCAGTTTGAGCTGATGACCCAGATGGTTGCCGCTGATTTAGGAATCGCTTTTCTGCCGGGGGCCGCTTGCCGGGAACTGGACCCGCGGCGTTTTGCGGTTATACCGGTGACCAACCCGCAGATTATTCACCAGATGTTCATCATCTGGAAACGAGGTCGTTCAATGTCCCATGCGGCTAATTTATGGTTGCAGTTTGCCGCCAGGTTCTTTGCCAAAAATTGA
- a CDS encoding CidA/LrgA family protein: MTQGLRFIVQIALLWVIYQLGNWVAEKSHLPIPGNVLGMIILFLLLLAGIIRIEWIEKGADFLLKHLAFFFIPIAVGLMQWIGLFQLSGVQLLVSIILGTAVCVMVMNSVTTLLVRFRSPKGGV, translated from the coding sequence ATGACTCAGGGGTTGCGTTTTATCGTGCAGATTGCTTTGCTTTGGGTAATCTATCAATTGGGAAATTGGGTAGCGGAAAAAAGCCATCTTCCCATTCCGGGAAATGTTCTGGGAATGATTATCCTATTTTTGTTATTGCTGGCGGGAATTATTCGGATCGAATGGATTGAAAAAGGAGCAGATTTTCTGCTTAAACATCTTGCTTTTTTCTTTATTCCCATTGCCGTAGGATTAATGCAATGGATTGGTCTATTCCAATTAAGCGGAGTCCAGCTTTTAGTGTCAATTATTCTTGGCACAGCAGTATGTGTTATGGTTATGAACTCAGTGACCACCTTGCTGGTCCGGTTTCGTTCACCTAAAGGAGGAGTTTAA
- a CDS encoding LrgB family protein encodes MNLLYVLMMMAITVGAYAFSRFLNKRYPSPWVNVVFLSTALIIAVFWISGVTVSQYQETKTILTYLLGPATVALAVPLYRNREILRKNILPVVGGIVVGTTVNIVTTVLVAEWLGLDKLIVTSLVPKSVTVPIAVSVSGILNGDPTLTSVFVIATGIIGSFLTPVLLNLFKVTNPLVRGLAYGTTAHGQGTASALAEGTLQGSMSGVAMGIAAIYMSVAAPFLVHHLLSL; translated from the coding sequence ATGAACCTGTTATATGTATTGATGATGATGGCAATTACAGTAGGCGCCTATGCCTTTAGCCGTTTTTTAAATAAGCGTTATCCGAGTCCATGGGTCAATGTGGTCTTCCTGAGTACCGCCTTAATCATCGCCGTTTTTTGGATTTCCGGCGTCACGGTGAGCCAGTACCAGGAGACCAAGACTATTTTGACTTACCTTCTGGGGCCGGCCACAGTGGCTTTGGCCGTCCCGCTCTACCGGAACCGGGAGATATTAAGAAAAAATATCCTTCCGGTGGTGGGTGGGATCGTGGTAGGAACCACGGTTAATATCGTCACGACGGTTTTAGTGGCTGAATGGTTAGGGTTGGATAAGCTCATAGTGACCTCCTTAGTGCCTAAATCGGTGACTGTGCCCATTGCTGTCAGCGTTTCCGGCATCTTAAACGGTGATCCAACCCTCACTTCTGTTTTCGTCATTGCTACCGGTATCATCGGGTCCTTTCTGACCCCCGTCTTATTAAATCTGTTCAAAGTGACCAATCCCCTGGTGCGCGGATTAGCCTATGGAACAACTGCCCATGGCCAGGGTACGGCATCGGCCTTGGCTGAGGGAACACTTCAGGGCTCCATGTCAGGGGTGGCCATGGGAATTGCCGCAATTTATATGTCCGTCGCTGCTCCGTTTTTAGTTCATCATTTATTAAGTCTATAA
- a CDS encoding DUF2922 domain-containing protein, with product MAVTTNKVVRLTFTTAGGKTFAITIPDPKENLDKAEAEAVMDTIIQKNVFLTPSGELIGKRDIKVVGTTINDLYDPPQA from the coding sequence ATGGCTGTAACAACAAATAAAGTGGTAAGGTTAACGTTTACAACTGCCGGCGGCAAAACGTTTGCCATCACCATCCCCGATCCGAAGGAAAACCTGGATAAGGCTGAAGCCGAAGCCGTTATGGACACGATCATTCAGAAGAATGTATTCCTTACGCCTAGCGGCGAACTGATTGGAAAGCGGGATATTAAGGTTGTTGGAACCACGATCAACGACTTATACGACCCGCCGCAAGCTTAG
- a CDS encoding DUF1659 domain-containing protein, with the protein MAVSTTSLNSTLIVKYQTGTTPTGSPELKQKSVNYLKADASDQDVYDVAAALLSLGQHPITNVILRKNFELLDE; encoded by the coding sequence ATGGCAGTAAGTACAACGTCTTTAAATTCAACGCTGATTGTAAAATACCAGACCGGGACCACGCCCACAGGCAGCCCGGAACTCAAACAGAAAAGCGTGAATTACCTGAAGGCTGACGCCTCCGATCAGGATGTTTATGATGTGGCGGCAGCTTTACTCAGTCTGGGACAGCATCCGATAACGAACGTGATCCTGAGGAAAAATTTTGAGCTACTCGATGAGTAA
- a CDS encoding DUF3102 domain-containing protein — MKDLMTDRTPLVIAAEINTIRHQTGKILLAGAIEIGRRLKEAKDLIPYGEWGKWLKESVSYSQRTADRLMQVCEEYGTKLLASPDSDGLSDSSPVTNLTYTQALILLGIPEEEREEFIAEHDVESMTRVELQQAVKDRDQAIQEKKDLENDLILKSSKLAQLATQTQSLEQQVNDYKLKYSAEQEKVTLKQRELEAAKKEVPSARRIAELEKKLKTVETKSSLMTAEAQFSIHRDNMIKAYDELLKMLTALDRTDPEAKEKYRETASMIVENMAKRLKVWPPVIRTNLSINTTQSERG; from the coding sequence ATGAAGGATTTGATGACAGATCGCACGCCGCTTGTGATCGCGGCTGAAATAAACACGATTAGACACCAGACCGGGAAGATCCTCCTTGCCGGTGCCATTGAGATTGGCCGTCGCCTGAAGGAGGCTAAGGATTTGATTCCCTATGGAGAATGGGGCAAGTGGTTGAAAGAATCGGTCAGTTACTCTCAGCGAACGGCCGATAGGCTAATGCAGGTTTGTGAAGAGTACGGGACGAAACTGCTTGCTTCCCCTGACAGTGATGGCTTGTCAGATTCGTCACCGGTGACGAATCTGACCTATACCCAGGCACTCATTCTCTTGGGAATCCCGGAAGAGGAGCGGGAAGAGTTTATTGCCGAGCACGATGTTGAGAGCATGACCAGAGTGGAATTGCAACAGGCTGTCAAGGACAGAGACCAGGCTATTCAGGAGAAAAAAGACCTCGAAAATGACCTGATCTTAAAAAGCAGCAAACTTGCCCAATTAGCCACTCAGACCCAAAGCCTGGAGCAACAGGTGAACGACTATAAGTTGAAATACTCCGCCGAGCAGGAAAAAGTCACCTTAAAGCAAAGGGAGCTGGAGGCGGCCAAAAAAGAGGTCCCGTCCGCCAGAAGAATTGCCGAACTGGAGAAAAAGCTCAAAACCGTGGAAACCAAATCCTCTCTTATGACCGCCGAAGCACAATTCAGCATTCACCGCGATAACATGATTAAAGCCTACGATGAGCTGCTGAAAATGCTCACTGCATTAGACAGAACGGATCCGGAGGCGAAGGAAAAATACAGGGAGACGGCGAGTATGATTGTTGAAAACATGGCGAAGAGGCTAAAAGTATGGCCCCCCGTTATCAGGACAAATTTGTCGATTAATACGACTCAGTCCGAGAGGGGTTAA
- a CDS encoding Uma2 family endonuclease has product MLYLEEKPLEFGFERWERIDSVIYDMTPPPSSQHQAIVGNLYGEFYTYLKGKQCRAFPAPFGVWLDDENDNYVEPDITVICDHSKIHPKGCVGVPDLVVEVLSPSTALKDKRVKLRRYRLSGVREYWIVDPLNKIVEVYKFSENVFTEPAVYGKDETINDGILNDLAIDLRNIFD; this is encoded by the coding sequence GTGCTTTATTTGGAAGAAAAACCATTGGAATTCGGATTTGAACGTTGGGAACGTATTGATAGTGTAATTTACGATATGACGCCGCCTCCTTCATCTCAACACCAAGCTATTGTCGGAAATTTATATGGTGAGTTTTATACTTATCTGAAGGGTAAACAGTGCAGGGCCTTTCCAGCACCTTTTGGTGTATGGTTGGATGATGAGAATGATAACTATGTTGAACCTGATATAACGGTGATATGCGATCATTCGAAGATACACCCGAAAGGCTGTGTCGGTGTTCCAGACCTTGTGGTTGAGGTCTTGAGTCCGTCAACAGCGTTAAAAGACAAACGAGTCAAATTAAGACGCTATCGGTTGTCAGGAGTTCGTGAATACTGGATAGTTGATCCATTGAATAAGATTGTGGAAGTTTATAAATTTTCCGAGAATGTATTTACTGAACCAGCAGTGTATGGGAAAGACGAAACAATAAACGATGGGATATTGAATGACTTGGCAATTGACTTACGCAACATATTTGACTAG
- a CDS encoding ABC transporter ATP-binding protein, with translation MLNVENLNVFYGKVQAIHDVSFQVNKGEIVTIIGSNGAGKSTILKTIVGLVRSTSGRIIFDGEDITKKSSDALVRLGVRLVPEGRQIFPEHTVYENLLLGGYAERDKKLVYKRIQEMYELFPILSDRKHQSGGTLSGGEQQMLAIARALITTPKLLILDEPSLGLAPIIVQGIFDLLKKLCAEGITILLVEQMAAMALEISNRAYVLEIGKIIMEGTGKEIGSSEEILKAYLG, from the coding sequence ATGCTTAATGTAGAGAATTTGAATGTATTTTATGGTAAGGTTCAAGCGATTCATGATGTGTCTTTTCAGGTGAATAAAGGGGAAATTGTTACAATTATCGGCAGCAACGGCGCCGGTAAAAGTACCATTCTTAAAACCATTGTTGGCCTGGTACGCAGCACATCAGGCAGGATCATCTTTGACGGTGAAGATATTACGAAAAAATCATCCGATGCTCTTGTCCGTTTGGGTGTGCGGCTTGTGCCGGAAGGCAGGCAGATCTTCCCCGAACATACCGTTTATGAAAACCTGCTGCTGGGCGGATATGCAGAGCGCGATAAAAAACTAGTCTATAAACGTATTCAAGAGATGTATGAGCTGTTTCCTATCTTAAGTGACAGGAAACATCAGTCAGGCGGAACCTTAAGCGGTGGTGAGCAGCAGATGCTCGCTATAGCCCGGGCCCTGATTACCACACCCAAGCTCTTGATTCTGGATGAGCCCTCCCTGGGTCTGGCTCCCATCATTGTCCAGGGTATTTTTGATCTGTTGAAAAAGCTCTGCGCCGAAGGCATCACGATTTTGCTTGTTGAACAAATGGCGGCTATGGCCCTGGAAATCTCCAACCGGGCTTATGTTCTGGAGATAGGTAAGATTATTATGGAGGGTACCGGAAAAGAGATCGGCTCCAGCGAAGAGATTCTCAAAGCCTATCTTGGTTAA